The Antarcticibacterium sp. 1MA-6-2 genome has a window encoding:
- a CDS encoding putative signal transducing protein: MDTEDNYKRVYTGSDVNVQYLQQLFDKAGISSRVRNDFDSGLRAGFGGGMPGQVLLFVVNSHYDEALKIARTTFPNDYNNEEFRDGE, from the coding sequence ATGGATACAGAGGATAATTACAAAAGAGTTTATACAGGATCTGATGTTAATGTGCAATACCTACAGCAGCTTTTTGACAAAGCGGGTATTTCATCAAGAGTACGCAATGATTTTGACTCTGGTCTTCGCGCAGGGTTTGGAGGAGGTATGCCCGGGCAGGTACTGCTTTTCGTCGTAAATTCACATTACGATGAAGCATTAAAAATTGCAAGAACAACTTTTCCAAACGATTATAATAACGAAGAGTTTAGAGATGGAGAATAA
- a CDS encoding ABC-F family ATP-binding cassette domain-containing protein: protein MLTVSNLSVQFGKRVLFDEVNTTFTQGNCYGIIGANGAGKSTFLNILSGKSDPTSGRVFLEPGKRMSVLEQNHNLYDEHPVLETVVMGNKPLYKIKKEMDDIYAKADFNDADGERVGVLQVEFEEMDGWNADSNAASLLSSLGIKEELHYNLMKDLDGQQKVRVLLAQALFGNPDVLIMDEPTNDLDYEAIIWLENFLANYENTVIVVSHDRHFLDSVCTHISDIDFGKINHYSGNYTFWYESSQLAARQRSQQNKKAEEKKKELQEFIMRFSANVAKSKQATSRKKMIEKLNIEEIKPSSRRYPAIIFEREREAGDQILNVDGLEASIEGETLFKNVDLNLKKGDKVVVFSRDSRATTAFYEIINGNQKPVSGKFSWGVTTNQSYLPLDNSQYFDNDLTLVDWLRQWAKTDEEREEVYIRGFLGKMIFSGEEALKTSRVLSGGEKVRCMLSRMMMMRANVLMLDEPTNHLDLESITAFNNSLKNFKGTVLFTTHDHEFAQTVANRVIELTPSGLIDRYTTFDEYMDDKKLKELRDKMYAVEA from the coding sequence ATGTTAACAGTTTCAAATCTTTCGGTGCAATTTGGAAAGCGGGTGTTGTTTGATGAGGTGAACACTACGTTTACCCAGGGGAATTGCTATGGAATTATAGGTGCCAATGGTGCCGGAAAATCTACTTTTTTAAATATCCTCTCAGGTAAGTCTGATCCTACCAGTGGAAGGGTTTTTCTTGAACCGGGAAAAAGAATGTCTGTTCTGGAACAAAATCATAACCTTTATGATGAACATCCGGTTCTTGAGACAGTAGTTATGGGAAATAAACCCCTATACAAGATCAAGAAGGAGATGGACGATATCTATGCTAAAGCTGATTTTAACGATGCTGATGGTGAGCGGGTAGGAGTGCTACAGGTAGAATTTGAAGAAATGGATGGCTGGAATGCCGACAGTAACGCTGCTTCTCTTCTTTCAAGTCTTGGTATAAAAGAAGAACTTCATTATAACCTGATGAAAGATCTTGACGGGCAGCAAAAGGTGAGGGTATTGCTCGCACAGGCACTTTTTGGAAATCCGGATGTTCTTATTATGGATGAGCCTACTAACGATTTGGATTATGAAGCAATAATCTGGCTGGAAAACTTTTTGGCCAATTATGAGAATACGGTAATTGTTGTTTCTCACGACCGTCACTTCCTGGATTCTGTTTGTACCCATATTTCTGATATTGATTTCGGAAAAATAAATCATTACAGCGGGAACTATACTTTCTGGTATGAGTCTTCTCAGTTAGCAGCAAGACAGCGATCCCAGCAGAATAAGAAAGCTGAAGAAAAGAAAAAGGAGTTACAGGAGTTTATTATGAGGTTTAGTGCAAACGTGGCTAAATCCAAGCAGGCGACCTCCCGTAAGAAAATGATTGAAAAATTAAACATAGAGGAGATTAAGCCTTCCAGTAGAAGGTATCCTGCTATAATTTTTGAAAGGGAAAGAGAAGCCGGGGATCAAATCTTAAATGTTGATGGGCTGGAAGCTTCTATTGAGGGAGAGACTCTGTTCAAAAATGTTGATCTTAATCTTAAGAAGGGCGATAAGGTTGTGGTATTCTCAAGGGACTCCCGGGCTACTACAGCTTTCTATGAGATCATTAACGGAAATCAAAAACCTGTTTCAGGTAAATTCTCCTGGGGAGTAACTACTAATCAGTCTTATTTGCCATTAGATAACTCGCAGTATTTTGATAATGATCTCACTCTGGTTGACTGGCTTAGACAATGGGCAAAAACCGATGAAGAACGTGAAGAAGTTTATATAAGAGGCTTCCTGGGGAAAATGATCTTTAGCGGGGAAGAGGCTCTCAAAACCTCAAGAGTACTGTCGGGAGGTGAAAAAGTACGCTGTATGTTGAGCCGAATGATGATGATGCGTGCTAACGTGTTAATGCTTGACGAACCAACTAACCATTTAGATCTGGAATCAATTACAGCCTTCAACAATTCGTTAAAGAATTTTAAAGGAACAGTGTTGTTTACTACACATGACCACGAATTTGCTCAAACTGTAGCTAATCGTGTTATAGAATTAACTCCTTCCGGTTTAATTGATAGGTATACTACCTTTGATGAGTATATGGATGACAAGAAATTAAAAGAGCTTCGGGATAAGATGTATGCTGTAGAAGCTTAA
- the fsa gene encoding fructose-6-phosphate aldolase produces MKFFIDTANLDQIREAQNLGVLDGVTTNPSLMAKEGIKGKENILEHYKKICEIVDGDLSAEVIAVDFDEIVKEGEELAALHKQIIVKVPMIKEGIKAIKYFSDKGIKTNCTLVFSAGQALLAAKAGATYVSPFIGRLDDISTNGLSLIEEIRLIYDNYGFETQILAASIRHTMHVIDCAKIGADVMTGPLSSIEGLLKHPLTDIGLEKFLSDHRGGN; encoded by the coding sequence ATGAAATTTTTTATAGACACAGCAAACCTTGATCAAATTAGAGAGGCTCAAAACCTTGGGGTTCTGGATGGTGTTACTACAAATCCTTCTTTAATGGCAAAAGAAGGTATAAAAGGAAAAGAAAACATCCTCGAGCATTACAAGAAAATTTGTGAAATAGTAGATGGAGATTTAAGTGCAGAAGTTATAGCTGTAGATTTTGACGAGATAGTTAAAGAAGGAGAAGAACTTGCAGCTTTGCACAAGCAAATTATCGTAAAAGTTCCTATGATAAAAGAAGGAATTAAAGCTATAAAATATTTTAGTGATAAAGGGATAAAAACCAATTGTACCCTTGTATTTTCTGCGGGCCAGGCTTTACTGGCGGCAAAAGCAGGTGCAACTTATGTTTCACCCTTTATAGGAAGGCTGGATGATATTTCTACTAACGGGTTAAGTCTTATTGAGGAAATAAGGCTTATATATGATAATTACGGCTTTGAAACTCAAATTTTAGCGGCCTCTATTAGACATACGATGCACGTTATTGATTGTGCAAAAATTGGAGCCGATGTTATGACCGGACCTCTTTCTTCTATCGAAGGTTTATTAAAACATCCTTTGACAGATATTGGCCTTGAAAAATTTCTTTCAGATCACAGAGGAGGTAACTAA
- a CDS encoding glutaminyl-peptide cyclotransferase, which produces MIKLKFLCLFILNLLLFSCGSNSGKKKSDFSLEIDSSKREFQLGETLNISVKNPKERKIDSTRFYFGNEILPSSSGSNNLQLNLQDQKLGNQLIRTIVFSEGEADTLQLPIKIYNNTAPKVYTYNIVNTFPHDRTAYTQGLEFFRDTLYESTGQYGKSSLRKTNFETGEVLQKVDLADKYFGEGISILNNKIYQLTWNEGEGLIYDVETLKRGGVFKFNQSKEGWGLTNDGQQFYKSDGTEKIWILNAQTLAEETYIQPTTHKSISTQLNELEWVEGKIYANTYQKDGVAIINPENGAIEGLINFNGLREKVTQHENLDVLNGIAYNPSTKKLYVTGKNWDKLFEVEIIEK; this is translated from the coding sequence ATGATTAAACTTAAGTTCCTCTGCCTGTTTATTTTAAATCTTCTCCTCTTTTCCTGCGGAAGTAATTCCGGTAAAAAAAAATCTGATTTTTCTTTGGAAATTGACTCTTCGAAAAGAGAATTTCAGCTTGGAGAGACGCTAAACATCAGCGTAAAAAATCCGAAAGAAAGAAAAATTGATTCCACCCGATTTTACTTCGGAAATGAAATCCTGCCAAGTTCTTCCGGGTCAAACAACCTTCAGCTTAACCTTCAGGACCAAAAACTCGGAAATCAATTAATAAGAACAATTGTTTTTTCTGAAGGAGAAGCAGATACCCTACAACTTCCCATCAAAATATATAATAATACGGCTCCTAAAGTATATACTTATAATATTGTAAACACTTTTCCTCACGACCGAACAGCTTACACCCAGGGTCTTGAATTTTTTAGGGACACCTTGTATGAAAGTACCGGGCAGTACGGAAAATCTTCCTTGAGAAAGACGAATTTTGAGACAGGTGAGGTCCTGCAAAAAGTAGATTTGGCCGATAAATATTTTGGAGAAGGAATTTCTATTTTAAATAATAAAATTTACCAACTCACGTGGAATGAAGGGGAAGGCCTTATCTACGATGTTGAAACTTTAAAAAGAGGAGGTGTCTTTAAATTCAACCAAAGTAAGGAAGGCTGGGGACTAACAAATGACGGTCAACAATTTTATAAAAGTGATGGCACAGAGAAGATCTGGATCTTAAACGCTCAAACTCTTGCCGAAGAAACTTATATTCAGCCCACCACTCATAAATCAATTTCTACTCAACTCAATGAACTGGAATGGGTGGAAGGAAAGATATATGCTAATACTTACCAAAAAGACGGAGTAGCTATTATTAATCCTGAAAACGGGGCGATCGAAGGGCTAATAAACTTCAATGGGTTGAGGGAAAAAGTAACCCAACATGAAAATCTTGATGTTCTCAATGGAATTGCTTATAATCCTTCCACGAAGAAGTTATACGTAACCGGAAAAAACTGGGATAAATTATTTGAAGTTGAAATTATAGAAAAATGA
- a CDS encoding thioesterase family protein, which produces MNFTPEVFEQEKKVNEEDLDQNRHVNNVRYVQWIQDIAKAHWEQRAGKDVLDKYFWVVIRHEIDYKNQAFLDDDLLLQTFVGKHTHVTSVRHVNILNKKDNSTIVKAKSTWCLMDYETKKPVKITEEMLRIFTR; this is translated from the coding sequence ATGAATTTTACACCAGAAGTCTTTGAACAGGAAAAGAAAGTAAACGAGGAGGACCTGGACCAAAACCGTCACGTAAATAATGTGAGGTATGTACAGTGGATTCAGGATATTGCTAAAGCTCATTGGGAACAAAGAGCAGGAAAAGATGTTTTAGATAAATATTTTTGGGTGGTAATTCGGCACGAGATAGATTACAAGAATCAGGCGTTTCTGGATGATGATCTCCTCCTACAAACTTTCGTGGGCAAACATACGCACGTCACCTCTGTTAGGCATGTCAATATCCTTAACAAAAAAGATAATTCTACTATTGTAAAAGCAAAATCTACCTGGTGCCTGATGGATTACGAAACGAAAAAACCCGTGAAAATTACAGAAGAGATGCTGAGGATTTTTACGAGGTAG
- a CDS encoding 1-aminocyclopropane-1-carboxylate deaminase/D-cysteine desulfhydrase — protein MEANLDFQVRDSPVQHIKTWKGSGISLYLKREDQLHSIVSGNKFRKLKYNLQEATRQGIDQILTFGGAFSNHIAAVAAAGNLMGFKTLGIIRGEELGINFEQTLAENSTLNFAAQQGMKLEFVTREQYRAKDEAVFQNELREKFGDFYLVPEGGTNKLAVKGCEEILAASDKKMDFVCTAVGTGGTISGIINSSEKHQQIIGFPSLKGDFLTSEIRKWTSAENWKLVPDYHFGGYAKISPELVEFINHFRETYQVQLDPVYTGKMLYGIFDLVKKSYFPPNSLILAIHTGGLQGLPGMNAYLRKKNLPLIHM, from the coding sequence ATGGAAGCGAATCTGGATTTTCAGGTAAGGGATTCACCTGTTCAGCATATAAAAACCTGGAAAGGCAGTGGGATTTCTCTTTATCTTAAGAGGGAAGACCAACTTCATTCAATTGTTTCCGGAAATAAATTCAGGAAGCTGAAATACAATCTGCAGGAAGCAACCCGGCAGGGAATAGATCAAATTCTCACCTTTGGAGGAGCATTCTCCAATCATATAGCTGCAGTTGCAGCTGCAGGAAATCTTATGGGCTTTAAAACTTTGGGAATTATTCGGGGTGAGGAACTAGGTATTAATTTTGAACAGACTTTAGCTGAGAACTCTACTCTTAACTTCGCTGCCCAACAGGGAATGAAGTTGGAATTTGTAACCCGCGAGCAATATCGTGCAAAGGATGAAGCGGTTTTTCAGAATGAATTAAGAGAAAAATTTGGAGATTTTTACTTAGTTCCTGAAGGAGGTACAAATAAACTGGCAGTTAAGGGTTGTGAAGAAATATTGGCGGCATCAGATAAAAAGATGGATTTTGTATGTACAGCCGTAGGTACAGGCGGAACAATTTCCGGAATAATAAATTCTTCTGAAAAGCATCAGCAAATAATAGGCTTTCCTAGTTTAAAGGGAGATTTTCTTACTTCTGAAATAAGAAAGTGGACTTCCGCAGAAAACTGGAAATTAGTTCCTGACTATCATTTTGGCGGCTATGCAAAAATTTCTCCGGAATTAGTGGAATTTATAAACCATTTCAGGGAAACATACCAAGTCCAGTTAGATCCCGTTTATACAGGTAAAATGCTCTATGGAATTTTTGATTTGGTGAAAAAATCTTATTTTCCTCCAAATTCCCTTATTTTAGCCATTCATACGGGAGGGCTACAGGGGCTCCCGGGAATGAATGCTTATTTAAGAAAGAAGAATCTTCCTCTAATCCACATGTAA
- a CDS encoding DUF5522 domain-containing protein produces the protein MSSFNKKIPLEEGDYYLTPEGFRCFTAKYLLKRGYCCKSGCRHCPYGYDRKTDSFN, from the coding sequence ATGAGCTCTTTTAACAAAAAAATCCCTTTAGAAGAAGGAGATTATTACCTTACCCCCGAAGGTTTTCGATGTTTCACTGCTAAATATCTCCTCAAAAGGGGTTATTGCTGTAAGAGTGGCTGCAGGCATTGTCCTTACGGGTACGACAGGAAAACTGATAGCTTTAATTAG
- a CDS encoding DUF4136 domain-containing protein yields the protein MKIVKITTVLLLFVVMMSSCSSVRVASDYDQQVDFNQYKTYAFFKPGIDKAEISDLDKKRILRAIETEMAEKGFTKSEDPDVLVSIFTKTKENINIYQHNMMGWGYGWGWNPWFWGAGPNTVNTTSEGTLYIDLVDAEGKELVWQGMGTGALAKKVDRKQERINEIVEEILETYPPGTRK from the coding sequence ATGAAAATCGTAAAAATTACCACCGTTTTGCTCCTCTTCGTAGTAATGATGTCTTCATGTTCTTCGGTAAGAGTAGCTTCAGATTATGATCAACAGGTTGATTTTAATCAGTATAAAACCTATGCTTTTTTTAAGCCCGGAATTGATAAGGCAGAAATTTCTGATCTGGATAAGAAAAGGATATTACGAGCCATAGAAACTGAAATGGCCGAAAAAGGATTTACAAAATCTGAAGATCCCGATGTATTAGTAAGCATCTTTACCAAAACGAAAGAAAACATCAACATTTACCAGCATAACATGATGGGCTGGGGTTACGGCTGGGGATGGAATCCGTGGTTTTGGGGAGCAGGCCCTAATACTGTAAATACCACAAGTGAAGGTACTTTGTATATAGATTTAGTTGATGCTGAAGGTAAAGAACTGGTTTGGCAGGGAATGGGTACTGGAGCCCTCGCCAAAAAAGTTGACCGGAAACAGGAAAGAATTAATGAAATCGTAGAGGAAATATTAGAAACCTACCCACCCGGAACAAGGAAATAG